Proteins from one Ipomoea triloba cultivar NCNSP0323 chromosome 1, ASM357664v1 genomic window:
- the LOC116020618 gene encoding uncharacterized protein LOC116020618 encodes MPGLTQRNDQHSGAVSFNGSVSGNGFWSKHRDDVSYNQLQKFWSELPSKARQELLRIDKQALFEQARKNMYCSRCNGLLLEGFWQIVTYGKSLQQEGAGMHHACNGIGTLKSQGEDDVQDPSVHPWGGLTTTRDGALTLLDSYIFTKSLKGLQNVFDSARARERERELLYPDACGGGGRGWISQGMAGYGRGHGTRETCALHTARLSVDTLVDFWSALGEETRQSLLRMKEEDFIERLMYRFDSKRFCRDCRRNVIREFKELKELKRMRREPRCTSWFCVADTAFQYEVSRDTIQVDWHHTFIDTFGTYHHFEWAVGTGEGKSDILEFENVGLSGRVQVNGLDLSGLSACYITLRAWKMDGRCSELSVKAHSMKGQQCIHCRLMVGDGFVTITRGETIRRFFEHAEEAEEEEDDDSMDKDGSDLDGECTRPQKHAKSPELAREFLLDAATVIFKEQVEKAFREGTARQNAHSIFVCLALKLLEEKVHVACKDIITLEKQMKLLEEEEKEKREEEERKERRRIKEKEKKLRRKERLREKEKDREKKSSDLNQNHSDIVKEELISCLDEESKVIENRHSGSEMEEATASSPLCQNIQNDVLLNGYTPSDTQHYADDCADGDIASLKDDSESYPLDDLRYSHQNMKFWKDFQMDSGLKWPGRRLLVSENRDMVSKHEARRHCDGFESSRSTNRLNKQLRSNAAKSNVRNGAPKFTEKFQCANHRQNDRYDFHSCSCNQHTDHRVKVEPSMSRGTWEAKPVSKSGSASDINKQYHISKYSQTEYMRENYASPKNKISTWSNRSNRDLPTTKKVWEPIESRKYPRSNSYSDVTLRSSTFCTETSETDKHLKSSAANSSDEMSEIPVLIRHEETDEQDLRKSSTETKNSCQSGTHLEVKSPECQKEVADVEVELQIRNKSSLQGASDLSIHSSSTSDNCSSCLSEGDSNSSSANLLNPESSSTSDSEDSSQHSEERPLCLQSGFSECHDVAPGVKRTAERRADVNSSVPVSSGADFSVKVPCSSTSISQGEKPSVTLGIQPQAVLPPVGSQNIHFPMFQASTMGYYYQSPVSWAAAPANGLMPFPHPSHYLLTSPFAYGLSGSAPVMHYGALQHMPQPLFNPGHLTVLQSVAQTNGGVNSKEHNKVCCNQGGVKEGAPIGQETVEAPISGTTAQNGKCNKSNVENAGFSLFAFSDPTSVKEGTVGNFTSELSTTDNRNGDHGCCNKKDPIEEYNPFANGIKFSFSDIVK; translated from the exons ATGCCAGGATTAACGCAGAGGAATGATCAGCACAGCGGGGCGGTTTCTTTTAATGGATCCGTTTCCGGCAATGGATTCTGGTCAAAGCATCGCGACGACGTCAGCTACAATCAGCTCCAGAAG TTTTGGAGTGAGCTTCCATCCAAAGCTCGACAGGAGCTTTTGAGGATTGATAAGCAAGCGCTTTTTGAGCAAGCTCGTAAGAATATGTATTGCTCTAGGTGCAACGGGTTATTGCTGGAAGGTTTTTGGCAAATTGTCACGTATGGGAAGTCTTTGCAACAGGAGGGAGCAGGCATGCATCATGCTTGCAATGGAATAGGGACCTTGAAAAGTCAAGGTGAAGATGATGTACAAGATCCATCAGTGCATCCTTGGGGAGGCTTAACCACAACTCGAGATGGAGCCCTTACGCTACTAGACTcttatatattcacaaaatctCTGAAAGGACTCCAAAAT GTTTTCGACAGTGCACGTGCAAGAGAACGTGAGAGGGAATTGCTGTATCCTGATGCCTGCGGTGGAGGTGGTAGAGGTTGGATAAGTCAAGGAATGGCTGGTTATGGAAGAGGTCATGGAACGCGAGAAACATGTGCTCTTCACACTGCCAGACTTTCGGTTGACACATTGGTAGATTTTTGGTCAGCCCTTGGAGAAGAGACTCGCCAGTCTCTTCTAAGAATGAAGGAAGAGGACTTTATTGAAAGGCTTATGTACAG ATTTGATAGCAAGAGGTTTTGTAGAGATTGCAGAAGGAATGTTATACGTGAGTTCAAGGAGCTAAAGGAACTGAAGCGGATGAGGAGAGAACCTCGCTGCACCAGTTGGTTTTGTGTAGCAGATACAGCATTTCAATATGAG GTTTCCCGTGATACAATCCAAGTAGATTGGCATCACACTTTCATTGACACTTTTGGGACATATCATCATTTTGAATGGGCAGTTGGAACTGGAGAAGGAAAATCTGATATCTTGGAGTTTGAAAATGTTGGTTTGAGTGGAAGAGTTCAAGTGAATGGTCTAGACCTCAGTGGTTTGAGTGCGTGCTACATTACTCTTAGGGCATGGAAAATGGATGGCCGTTGCTCTGAGCTTTCTGTGAAGGCTCACTCTATGAAAGGGCAACAATGCATTCATTGTAGGCTTATGGTTGGAGATGGTTTTGTTACAATTACAAGAGGGGAAACCATCAGAAGGTTTTTTGAGCATGCTGAAGAGGCTGAGGAAGAAGAG GATGATGATTCTATGGACAAAGATGGAAGTGATCTCGATGGTGAATGTACCCGTCCTCAAAAACATGCAAAGAGTCCTGAACTTGCTCGGGAGTTTCTTCTTGATGCTGCAACTGTAATTTTCAAGGAACAG GTTGAAAAAGCTTTCAGAGAAGGAACAGCACGCCAAAATGCGCATAGTATTTTTGTATGTCTTGCATTAAAATTACTGGAAGAAAAGGTTCATGTGGCTTGCAAGGATATTATCACTTTAGAGAAACAG ATgaaacttcttgaagaagaagagaaggaaAAACGTGAAGAAGAAGAGCGCAAAGAGCGAAGGAGAATaaaggaaaaggagaaaaagctTCGAAGGAAGGAAAGATTAAGAGAGAAGGAGAAGGATAGAGAGAAGAAAAGTTCTGACTTGAACCAAAATCATTCTGACATTGTAAAGGAGGAATTGATATCTTGCTTGGATGAAGAGTCCAAGGTTATTGAGAACAGGCATTCCGGCAGTGAGATGGAGGAAGCTACTGCATCAAGCCCTTTAtgtcaaaacattcaaaatgaCGTACTTCTAAATGGGTATACTCCTTCAGATACGCAACATTACGCTGATGACTGTGCAGATGGGGATATTGCCAGTTTGAAAGATGATAGCGAGTCCTATCCACTTGATGATTTGAGATATTCTCACCAAAACATGAAATTTTGGAAAGACTTTCAAATGGATTCAGGCTTGAAATGGCCAGGTAGGCGGCTACTTGTTTCTGAGAACAGGGATATGGTTAGCAAACATGAAGCAAGACGCCATTGTGATGGCTTTGAATCTTCAAGGAGTACTAATAGATTAAACAAGCAATTGAGAAGTAATGCTGCAAAGTCCAATGTTAGAAATGGTGCCCCCAAGTTCACTGAGAAGTTTCAGTGTGCCAACCATAGACAGAATGATAGATATGACTTCCATTCTTGCAGCTGTAACCAACATACTGATCACAGAGTGAAGGTAGAACCTTCCATGTCCAGAGGGACCTGGGAGGCTAAACCAGTAAGTAAGTCAGGTTCTGCATCAGATATCAACAAGCAATATCATATTAGCAAGTATAGTCAGACGGAATACATGCGTGAGAATTATGCAAGCCctaaaaacaaaattagtaCTTGGAGTAACCGTTCTAACAGGGATTTACCTACTACCAAGAAAGTGTGGGAGCCAATAGAATCACGAAAGTATCCACGAAGCAACTCATATTCAGACGTTACACTAAGATCATCTACATTTTGTACTGAAACTAGTGAAACTGATAAACATCTCAAATCTTCTGCTGCCAATAGCTCTGATGAAATGTCTGAGATTCCTGTTCTGATCAGACATGAAGAGACAGATGAACAAGATTTGAGAAAGTCTAGCACTGAAACAAAAAATAGTTGCCAAAGCGGTACCCATTTGGAAGTGAAGTCCCCAGAGTGTCAGAAGGAAGTAGCCGACGTAGAAGTTGAATTGCAGATTAGGAATAAATCATCTCTACAAGGGGCTTCTGATTTATCAATACACAGCTCTTCTACTTCTGATAATTGTTCATCCTGTCTCAGTGAGGGAGACAGCAATTCTTCCTCTGCAAATCTCCTTAACCCAGAATCTTCCTCTACATCAGATTCTGAAGACTCAAGTCAACATTCAGAAGAAAGACCATTGTGTCTTCAAAGTGGCTTCAGTGAATGTCATGACGTTGCACCCGGAGTAAAGCGAACTGCTGAAAGAAGGGCAGATGTTAACAGTTCGGTTCCAGTTTCTTCAGGAGCTGACTTTTCGGTAAAAGTACCCTGTTCATCTACTTCGATTTCACAAGGTGAAAAACCAAGTGTTACTTTGGGAATTCAACCACAAGCTGTACTTCCACCTGTTGGTAGTCAGAACATTCACTTCCCAATGTTTCAAGCTTCAACAATGGGCTACTATTATCAGAGTCCAGTTTCATGGGCTGCAGCACCTGCAAATGGTTTGATGCCATTTCCCCATCCCAGCCACTATTTATTAACAAGTCCTTTTGCCTATGGTCTAAGTGGAAGTGCACCAGTCATGCATTATGGTGCCTTACAGCACATGCCTCAACCACTGTTTAATCCTGGTCACTTAACTGTGCTCCAGTCAGTTGCTCAAACCAATGGTGGTGTCAATTCAAAAGAACATAACAAGGTTTGCTGCAATCAAGGTGGGGTGAAAGAAGGGGCTCCAATTGGGCAGGAGACGGTGGAAGCACCCATAAGTGGAACAACTGCACAAAATGGCAAGTGTAACAAATCTAATGTGGAAAATGCAGGTTTCTCTCTTTTCGCCTTCTCTGATCCAACTTCTGTTAAAGAAGGGACGGTTGGAAATTTCACGTCAGAATTGTCAACAACAGATAACAGAAATGGTGATCATGGCTGCTGCAATAAGAAGGATCCCATCGAGGAATACAACCCATTTGCAAATGGCATCAAGTTTTCATTCTCTGATATAGTTAAATAA